The following is a genomic window from Dehalobacter sp..
TTCAGGGCGGAATTCCTTTTTTCGGGATGAAGCTAATGATCAACGCGCAGATTCTGGATATGCTGCCCTATATCACCACGATTTTGGTGCTGCTGTTTATTAACCTGCGCAAGAAAAAAGAGTATAATCCGCCGGCTAGCCTGGGTAATTCTTACTTTAGGGAAGACCGCTAATCAACATAGGGGATGAAATTCTGAACATACGAGGAGGAATTACAATGAAAAACACTAAAAACTTTATCTCTGGTTTGCTATTGGGATGCTTGATTGCTACGGGACTTCCCGTCATGGCCTCTGGCATAAATGCTAAAATCGATGTGGTTTTGGATGCGGTAAGAGTTCAGGTTGATGGAAGGGAAGTTCAGGCCAGTAGCATTCTTTATAACGGAAAAACCTATCTAGGCATGAGGGAGGTGGCGGAATTGGTGGGTAAAGAGGTGGTCTGGAACCAAGAAACATTTACGGCGAACATAGCCGAAAAGGGAAGCATTGACACATATGCCGTCCCTCAAAACAAAAGTGGATTTGTAGCCATGGAAATTCGTGATGGCATACCCTACACAGCCAAGATAGATGGCATCGAATATTATTCTTCCATAAAGTTGACTGACATTTTCAAAGAACACGGTTTCAGCCATGGCTTATACGCTCCTGATGCCGGCTTTACTCATGGCTTCAAGCTATCCGTCTTTAATGAGGAGAAAGCAGTCATTGACAGCGTTCCCTATGTCATCGAAGAATCACGCATTTATATTGCGAAAGACTATGTAGAGCAAAACATACTTCCCCTACTCAAATAGGTAACAACACAACTCAATGAAATAAAAAGAGGAGGGCATTACCGACTTGGAGCTTAAGGATATATACAATAGGATGTGACCATAGTGCGCTCACAGCATACTATATCCATCGAAGCTGAATACTTGGAGATGTAACTCACAGCTTAAAAAACCTGCGAAAGTGAACAGAAAAGGACTCGCACTCATTCTATCAGGCTGAGTTCGAGTCCTTTTTACGGGTTATATGGCTCTCCGTTTGGCTTATATGCTGGGAGGAGTGCTATCCTTAGTTGCTGACTATATAACGTCGCCGGTAATCTGCGGCTGCTCTGCGGGAGGAGCAATTGGTGCGCTCGACGGACATTCTGCACCGCCCATAATCCCGACCTGCTTATTGATGTCGCCATCGCTGCCGGTCGTACCGCCCATGATACCGACCTTGTTGCCGGTGAACTCATCGTCGGGATTGCTGACCATTGTTCCGACGCTGCCGACCTCGTCAACAATCTACCCGAAACCCGGAATCCAGACATGAGGCTTGCTGTCTATTACGCTTCTATCGCCTGGCTTTGGTTCGGTGGAGGCTGGTGCGGATTTTAATACAGCGTGAGATATCGGAGCTTTCGGCGGTGCTGTTTCTTTTTCTGCCGTTACCTCAGCTATCTGTGGCTCACTTTCTGCAGCAGTCTCCGTTACCGGGATAGGCATATCTGCGGAGATAAAAATATGCAGCCTTTCCTCTGACCGAGTCTCAACTTTGGTGCTAACGGTGGTTTTTACAGGCTCGGCGGGTAAATTCCCGACCTCGGCGCTCCGTGGTCACACAGCGCGACACAGGCGATTATTTGCTTTTTCATATAGATCAACTCCCTTCTCCAACAGACATACCCCAAGTCGGCGGAGATAGCTACACTTATTTCGATAAACGCACTCAAATTTCGCATGATTATGGACTGAAACTTTACAAATGCGTAAAAAGTATTGTAAAACACATGCAAATTTTGGTATAATAAGTTGAAACTTATGAAACAGGTGGCGCATATGAAAGTAAGTTATAAAAAACTATGGAAGCTCCTTATCGACAGAGATATGAAGAAGAAAGATTTACAGTTGGCGGCTGGATTGAGCTCGACCACTATTGCCAAACTGTCAAATCACGAAAATGTCAGCATGGATGTCCTGATAAAAGTATGTACTATTCTCGGCGTTGACATTGGCGATATTATGGAGCTCGTTCCAAATGCTCAACCCGACACAAAGCAAGATAATGTATAATCTTAAGGGGAGCAGAGTATGGAGATATTCGACAACATAACAAAAAGAGTAATAGATGATATGGCAGTGACTATCGAAAAAGACAGCCGCCTTTCGATAGCTGCCGCATGCTTCTCCATATATGCATATCAAGTTTTGAGGAAACAATTCGACCATATTAATGAGCTTCGCTTTATTTTTACATCCCCTGCATTTGTCACAGAGAAAGCACCTAAAGAAAAACGTGAGTTTTATATCCCACGCCTTAATCGAGAGCGAAGCCTTTATGGATCAGAGTTTGAAGTGAAACTGCGCAACGAGTTGACGCAGAAAGCCATCGCACGCGAGTGTGCCGAATGGATAAAAAAGAAGGTTACGTTTAAGTCAAATACCACGGCGGAAAACATGAGTGGGTTTCTCAACGTGGAGTCCGGCAATGAGAAGATTACATATATGCCGCTGGGCGGATTTACCACAGTGGACATTGGCTGCGAACGTGGAAATAACAGCTATAACATGGTGACGAAAATTCCTGCTCCGCACAGTCAGGAATTCATTCGGCTGTTTGAAAGCATCTGGAATGACAGAACGAAATTACAGGATGTAACCGAAGCGGTCATCCAAAGCATAACCGCCGCTTATAATGAAAACTCGGCGGAGTTTCTTTATTTTGTTGCCCTTTACAACATCTTCAACGAATTCCTTGAAGATATATCCGAGGATGTACTGCCCAATGAAGCGACCGGCTTTAAAGAAAGTAAAATCTGGAACATACTTTATGATTTTCAGAAGGATGCCGCCCTGGCCATCATCAATAAGCTGGAAAAGTACAACGGGTGCATCCTTGCCGACAGCGTAGGTCTTGGTAAGACTTTTACCGCTCTTTCTGTTATCAAGTATTATGAAAACAGAAATAAATCCGTTCTTGTTTTGTGTCCCAAAAAGCTGACCGACAACTGGAACACATATAAAGACAATTATATAAACAACCCGATTGCTTCTGACCGGCTGCGGTATGATGTACTCTATCACACAGACCTGTCCAGAAATCATGGACGCTCCAACGGGTTGGACTTGGATCGTCTGAACTGGGGAAATTATGACCTCATCGTTATCGACGAGTCGCATAATTTCCGCAACGGCGGCGAAGTTTACGGCGATGACGCAAGAGAAAATCGTTATTTGAGGCTTCTGAATAAAGTAATCCGCCCCGGCGTAAAGACAAAAGTT
Proteins encoded in this region:
- a CDS encoding copper amine oxidase N-terminal domain-containing protein produces the protein MKNTKNFISGLLLGCLIATGLPVMASGINAKIDVVLDAVRVQVDGREVQASSILYNGKTYLGMREVAELVGKEVVWNQETFTANIAEKGSIDTYAVPQNKSGFVAMEIRDGIPYTAKIDGIEYYSSIKLTDIFKEHGFSHGLYAPDAGFTHGFKLSVFNEEKAVIDSVPYVIEESRIYIAKDYVEQNILPLLK
- a CDS encoding helix-turn-helix transcriptional regulator, translated to MKVSYKKLWKLLIDRDMKKKDLQLAAGLSSTTIAKLSNHENVSMDVLIKVCTILGVDIGDIMELVPNAQPDTKQDNV